A window of Planctomycetota bacterium genomic DNA:
ATTTTGGGGCGTTGGGCGAGAATCACGCAATCCAGGTTCACGATCCTCCAGCCGGCCGCCGTCACCCGTTCGAGGGCGCGGCGGAGCATGTCGGCGGAATCACGGCCGCGGTTGGCGGGGTCGGTGTCGGGAAACAGCTCGCCGATGTCGCCGACCGCGGCCGCCCCGAGGACGGCGTCGGTGATCGCGTGGAGGAGGACGTCGGCGTCGCTGTGGCCCAGCGCCATCCGGTCGTGCGGGATCGACACCCCACCGACCACCAACGCCTCGCCGGGACCGAGGCTGTGGGTGTCGTGGCCGAGGCCGACGCGGAACATGGCTCGGGGCTCCGGGGTGGGGAGACGCCGTTTTCCCCTATACTCCGGCGATGGACAACTCCCCGTCGGCCGCCGGTGACGCGACGGTGATCCGTGTCGACGGTCTCGCCAAGCAATACCGCGTCTTCGACAAGCGGGAGGGGCTGGCGGCGAGCATCCGCGGGCTGTTCCACCGCGAATCGCGGGTCGTCGATGCCCTCCGCGGAGTCGATCTCACCGTCCAGCGCGGGGAATTCGTCGCCCTGCTGGGGCCCAACGGCGCCGGCAAGACGACGTTCCTCAAGCTCCTCTCCGGGATCATCACCCCCTCCGCCGGAACCGCCACCGTCCTCGGACACGTCCCCTGGGAGCGGGCCGACGCCTTCCGGCGCCGGTTCGCCCTGGTCATGGGGCAGCGGAACCAGCTGTGGTGGGACCTGCCGGCCGCGGAGAGCTTCCGCCTCCACCGCGAGATCTACCGCATCGAGCCGGCGCGGTTCACGCGGACGCGCGACGAGCTCGTCGAGCTCCTCGACGTCGGCGGCCTCGTCAACCGGCCGGTCCGCGAACTGTCGCTCGGCGAGCGGATGAAGCTGGAATTGGTCGCCGCCCTGCTCCACGAGCCCGAGGTGCTGTTCCTCGACGAGCCGACGATCGGCCTCGACGTCGTCGCCCAGCACACGATCCACCGCTTCCTCCGCCACGTCCGCACCGAGCGGCACGTCACGGTGGTGCTCACGACGCACTACATGAAGGACGTCGCGGCGCTGTGCGAGCGGCTCGTCGTCATCACCCGCGGCAGCATCCTCTACGACGGGTCGCTGGAGGGGATCGTCGACCGCTTCACCAGCCACAAGATCGTGACCCTCGACCTCGACGAGACGCCCGACCGAGGTCGGATCGAGCGGTTCGGCTTCCCCTGCGAGATCCGCGGCCCGCGCGTCACGCTGCGGATCGACCGCGACCGGATCGCCGACGTGCTCCCCGGGCTCCTCCGCGACGAGCCGGTCCGCGACATC
This region includes:
- the ispF gene encoding 2-C-methyl-D-erythritol 2,4-cyclodiphosphate synthase encodes the protein MFRVGLGHDTHSLGPGEALVVGGVSIPHDRMALGHSDADVLLHAITDAVLGAAAVGDIGELFPDTDPANRGRDSADMLRRALERVTAAGWRIVNLDCVILAQRPKILPHRPAIRRRIATILGIDEAAVWLKGKTGEGVGPIGREEAIGAECVVLVERIPGGGPADATK
- a CDS encoding ATP-binding cassette domain-containing protein, producing the protein MDNSPSAAGDATVIRVDGLAKQYRVFDKREGLAASIRGLFHRESRVVDALRGVDLTVQRGEFVALLGPNGAGKTTFLKLLSGIITPSAGTATVLGHVPWERADAFRRRFALVMGQRNQLWWDLPAAESFRLHREIYRIEPARFTRTRDELVELLDVGGLVNRPVRELSLGERMKLELVAALLHEPEVLFLDEPTIGLDVVAQHTIHRFLRHVRTERHVTVVLTTHYMKDVAALCERLVVITRGSILYDGSLEGIVDRFTSHKIVTLDLDETPDRGRIERFGFPCEIRGPRVTLRIDRDRIADVLPGLLRDEPVRDISVEDVPLEEIVAGLFRGASAAPEPGA